The Vitis vinifera cultivar Pinot Noir 40024 chromosome 7, ASM3070453v1 genomic interval CCTCTCTACCTAGTGAATTGAATTAGTGTCATTCTTAGCTCTGTATGTCCTGGTGTTTGACTAATTTATCTTTCTTATATTTGCCTTTTGAAGGTTTGTGATGATCACCATTCAGAGTTGATTCCTTGCCTAGACAGGCACTTTATATACAAAACAAAGTTGAAGTTGGATTTGTCTTTGATGGAGCACTATGAGAGACATTGCCCACCACCTGAAAGGCGCTATAATTGCTTGATTCCTCCTCCAGCAGGGTACAAGGTGAGTCTGTGCTTAAGTTTTTTGAAATATTGGGACCAAGGAAGTTTATATTGTTTTCATTATCCACATGTACCTAAGATGATTCTCTTCTGCTGTGGGCGGTAACAGGTCCCAATCAAGTGGCCTAAAAGCAGAGATGAGGTGTGGAAAGCCAATATACCTCATACCCACCTTGCAACTGAGAAGTCTGACCAGAACTGGATGGTTGTCAAAGGTGAAAAGATTGCATTTCCTGGTGGTGGAACTCATTTTCATTATGGAGCTGACAAGTATATTGCCTCAATTGCAAATGTAAGTTGGTTCTTTACAATGTCCAAAAGGGAAAAATGGAAAGCCAAGACTTGTAAATACATTAATCTTGTGCTTGTGTTCTGCTGAATAAGTGATGATCATTTTTAATGGATTGGACTGGCAGATGCTCAACTTtccaaataataatttaaacaatGGAGGAAGGATCCGCACAGTCCTTGATGTCGGTTGTGGAGTGGCAAGTTTCGGAGCATATCTTCTTTCATCTGATATCATTGCAATGTCTTTAGCACCCAACGATGTgcatcaaaaccaaatccaGTTTGCCCTAGAGAGAGGAATTCCGGCATATCTTGGTGTTTTAGGGACAAAAAGACTCCCTTATCCAAGTAGATCTTTTGAACTTGCACACTGTTCTCGTTGTAGGATTGATTGGCTTCAAAGGAATGGGATCCTTCTACTTGAGCTAGATAGGTTACTTAGACCAGGTGGCTATTTTGCTTACTCATCTCCTGAAGCCTATGCCCAGGATGAAGAGGATCTGAGAATATGGAGAGAGATGAGTGCCCTTGTAGAACGTATGTGTTGGAAAATAGCTGCAAGAAGGAACCAAACTGTTATTTGGGTCAAACCTCTAACTAATGACTGTTACATGAAAAGGGACTCTGGTACTCAACCTCCTCTCTGCAGATCTGATGATGATCCAGATGCTGTGTGGGGTACACCTATGGAAGCTTGCATCACACCTTACTCTGACCGTGAGTATTGTTACCTTATACGTCATCTAAACCATGATCTTTATGAGTTTCCTtaccatattaaaaataagatgtcCAAGAGCATGGTATCAACCTAATCTGAACTCCCTTAAGCAACAGGTCTTCAGGAAATAATGCCATGACAACTCACAAAATGGATTatatatgccaatttttttacaATTGAAATGACTTTACTTAATTATGCTAAATAATCTGAAATGTATAGGTGTGTTTGTTAGACAAAGACTACAGAAATGAAGCTATGAAGTTTGTTAATCATGTACTTCTGTTCCGCAAAAAAATATACTCACACTAGGTAGCATGGGGATCTATGATTTGGAATTCATTTTTGTAATGTATCTGGATCTAGAATATGAActgttttatgcattttttattttttattttttggaatttgtaTGTTATATCTGGAAATACAGAATACAATATGCATATCACACATATTCAATTCTAATCTATGGTTCTAGAATGTGAACTGCTTTACACATTATAGCTGGTAATGAGGGATACTGCATGCATATTGATTTATGCTTGGTTATGTTCTTCTCATTATATGCTCCAAGGCTTCATCAAATTGTGACCTACCTGTTTTAAGTCAGGTAGTGGATAAAAAACTTGCAATTTGTTGACATTTAGATGCGTGTTTATAATTGGAATGATCATGAACGTGTGTGATTTGCCACCCAAAATTGACCCAAATAGAAAAGCAGCAACTTCTGCCTGCATTTTGGGCTGCACTGGTAGCTCTAGGTCTGATTTTCCAGCACTAATGATATTATATGAAGCAAACAAGGAGATGATGACCTTTCACCATTAACATTATTgccttttaaacactcttgttTGTTTACAACTCCAAAGCTCCACTTCTCTCTAGAACTTCCCCGATCTCTTGTTTGTTTACACCCTCACCATTGACAGTGTAACAAGGAGGGCTTTACCTCAGCAATTTAAGGGAAAGACCCTGTATGTGAGGGATATATAATGGGTGAATTCTCTACCCAAAAGCTGAGTAGACAACCCCTCCCTTTGCTCAATAATCTAGGGAGGGAAGGTGTTATGTCAAGAATTTGAGTATTGGCCTTCTGCCTCAACAAGAAGAGGGAAACACTTCTAAGTTAACAAATTGAAATAAGAATCTCTTTACCTTGGCAAAATGGAAATAGGAGTCCCCAACTTGACTAGTTGACCCGAACCCCCTTCCTAATGGAAAAGGGTCTTTGACTAGGGAGCCGCTTTTTTGAAGAATATTCTTCCTGAAAATGGATAGGAGGATTTCCACCAGCATCTATCCTAGGAAGGCATCTATCTTACATAGGTATCTGTGGTGTTTGGCCATCCCCCCGATGTTGGGCCTTCACCATAAGGGGCTACCTCACCATACTGCAGAAAACAATTTGGTTACAGCTCATGAATTAGAAGCACATAATATTTTACTGCTTGCTACCGTATAAACTTGCCTTCTATTACAAAATGCACTAGAATCTCACTCACTGGTTGAAAGTTTAGGCATTGGCATCCAATTACAGCCTTGATTGATTTATCTCAATTTGATGCCTGATTGTTTAAATCAGTGAGTAATTGTTTAAATCACAGCCCATGCATGTGGTGCAAGATGTAATGCATTTCTCTTCTAATCTATAATAAACTTTAGATTGTATCATTTTCATATAGAAAACACAGCTTTATTCTGAGATCCTTTTTGCCTGTAGTTTAACTTCATGTGTTTCCTTGTGCTGTATTGTTGACTGTTTTCACTACTTCATGAGATTAACattggaaattgaaaaaataCACGAACTAAATTTTGTCGGTCCCATCAGAAAACCATCAAACAAGAGGTAGTGGATTGGCTCCTTGGCCAGCTCGATTAACTGCTCCTCCTCCTCGTCTAGCTGATTTTGGCTATACCAGTGACATGTTTGAAAGGGATACGGTAATCCATGGCAAAATCTCTTTGTTTATGCATGCATACGTCACATTTTCTGCCGGGGCACACATAAACACAAATACAAGGTCACAAGAACTTCTTGTATGATTAGATTGATCGTGTTGCAGGAAGTTTGGCAACAAAGGGTTGACAATTACTGGAATATTTTGGGTGCAAAGATCAACCCTGATACTTTGAGGAACTTGATGGACATGAAAGCAAGCATGGGATCATTTGCAGCTGCTCTGAAAGACAAAAATGTGTGGGTGATGAATGTGGTTGCAGAAGATGGACCCAACACTCTCAAGATAATATATGACAGAGGCCTGATAGGCACTATTCATAACTGGTatgttcaattttaatttaaacgccagtattgaggaaaagaaagaaacgaAATATTGAGAATCGTATAACGTCAATTCATACTCAAACCATCAtgacattaaaattttatttctggttatttattttctctGCCCTCTCAGGAACCAGAGGGATCACTGAAAAAGTTCTTAACCTCTAGATTTCTAGGAAAAATCCCTAGACTTTCCCTGAAGGAAAAAACATACCATGcataagaaaggaaaatgttaCTCTTCCTGACTGAATGCCAGAAATGTTGATCAGATTCCTCAAGTAAACTACTCCATGGCTATCTGAAAGACCAAAACGAATAAAATTAGAATCACACTTTAGAACTCAGCTTACCAGTACCATTATAAAAGGCACGACCATTTCTTTTAGAGTTGTAAAGATTGTTCTTTTCCAGATCAATGAATCACTGAAGGATCTTCTTGCATGCCAACTCTGACAGGTGTGAAGCCTTCTCAACCTACCCACGAACCTACGACCTACTCCATGCCTGGACCGTCTTCTCTGATATAGAGCGAAATGGGTGTAGTGCAGAGGATTTACTGATTGAAATGGACCGCATCCTAAGGCCAACAGGGTTCGTGATCATCCGTGATAAGCGAGCAGTGGTAGAATTCATAAAGAAGCACCTAACAGCATTACACTGGGAAGCAGTGGGAACAGCAGATTCAGAAGAAGACCCAGATCAGGATGAGGATAATATTGTGTTGATCATCCAAAAGAAGATGTGGCGTACAAGCCATAGCCTCAGGGAATCTTTGTAATGTAGGCTTCTTCATGAATGCTCAATTGcctattttctcttcttttatcatttgatggattttttttttttttttttgtctatttatttattttctccgGTCCTCAACTTTGTAAg includes:
- the LOC100243005 gene encoding probable methyltransferase PMT8 isoform X2, producing the protein MTRGRADGGHKKRLVTSLLILVICVCFLYVYSRNRGPSALEYGSKSLRKLGSSYWGGDEGTDIGGKQYESSNKFGEGGENDAILKSIPVCDDHHSELIPCLDRHFIYKTKLKLDLSLMEHYERHCPPPERRYNCLIPPPAGYKVPIKWPKSRDEVWKANIPHTHLATEKSDQNWMVVKGEKIAFPGGGTHFHYGADKYIASIANMLNFPNNNLNNGGRIRTVLDVGCGVASFGAYLLSSDIIAMSLAPNDVHQNQIQFALERGIPAYLGVLGTKRLPYPSRSFELAHCSRCRIDWLQRNGILLLELDRLLRPGGYFAYSSPEAYAQDEEDLRIWREMSALVERMCWKIAARRNQTVIWVKPLTNDCYMKRDSGTQPPLCRSDDDPDAVWGTPMEACITPYSDQNHQTRGSGLAPWPARLTAPPPRLADFGYTSDMFERDTEVWQQRVDNYWNILGAKINPDTLRNLMDMKASMGSFAAALKDKNVWVMNVVAEDGPNTLKIIYDRGLIGTIHN
- the LOC100243005 gene encoding probable methyltransferase PMT8 isoform X1, whose translation is MTRGRADGGHKKRLVTSLLILVICVCFLYVYSRNRGPSALEYGSKSLRKLGSSYWGGDEGTDIGGKQYESSNKFGEGGENDAILKSIPVCDDHHSELIPCLDRHFIYKTKLKLDLSLMEHYERHCPPPERRYNCLIPPPAGYKVPIKWPKSRDEVWKANIPHTHLATEKSDQNWMVVKGEKIAFPGGGTHFHYGADKYIASIANMLNFPNNNLNNGGRIRTVLDVGCGVASFGAYLLSSDIIAMSLAPNDVHQNQIQFALERGIPAYLGVLGTKRLPYPSRSFELAHCSRCRIDWLQRNGILLLELDRLLRPGGYFAYSSPEAYAQDEEDLRIWREMSALVERMCWKIAARRNQTVIWVKPLTNDCYMKRDSGTQPPLCRSDDDPDAVWGTPMEACITPYSDQNHQTRGSGLAPWPARLTAPPPRLADFGYTSDMFERDTEVWQQRVDNYWNILGAKINPDTLRNLMDMKASMGSFAAALKDKNVWVMNVVAEDGPNTLKIIYDRGLIGTIHNWCEAFSTYPRTYDLLHAWTVFSDIERNGCSAEDLLIEMDRILRPTGFVIIRDKRAVVEFIKKHLTALHWEAVGTADSEEDPDQDEDNIVLIIQKKMWRTSHSLRESL